The following coding sequences lie in one Sesamum indicum cultivar Zhongzhi No. 13 linkage group LG9, S_indicum_v1.0, whole genome shotgun sequence genomic window:
- the LOC105169939 gene encoding xyloglucan endotransglucosylase/hydrolase protein 31-like (The sequence of the model RefSeq protein was modified relative to this genomic sequence to represent the inferred CDS: added 32 bases not found in genome assembly) has product MGMALLVYLLFLFMFPFCNKAQGPPSPGYYPSSRIGSVGFHHGFTNLWGPQHQSLDHGTLTIWLDRTSGSGFKSLNPYSSGYFGAAIKLQPGYTAGVITSLYLSNNEEHPGEHDEIDIEFLGTTEDKPYVLQTNVYIRGSGDGNIIGREMKFHLWFDPTQDFHDYAILWNPAEIIFFVDDVPIRRYPRKSDATFPSRPMWVYGSIWDASSWATENGKYKADYSHQPFVGKYKDFKIGGCAANAATSCRPISGSPSGSIGLSHQQLAALMYAQNNYKVYDYCQDPERDHRLTPEC; this is encoded by the exons ATGGGCATGGCTCTCCTTGTTTatctcctcttcctcttcatgTTCCCCTTTTGTAATAAGGCTCAGGGTCCACCTTCGCCTGGCTACTACCCCAGTTCAAGAATTGGCTCAGTAGGGTTCCACCATGGGTTCACCAACCTTTGGGGTCCTCAGCACCAGAGTTTGGACCACGGAACACTCACAATTTGGCTGGACAGGACCTCAG GGAGTGGTTTCAAATCGCTCAATCCTTACTCTTCCGGTTATTTCGGGGCCGCCATCAAGCTCCAACCTGGTTATACTGCCGGAGTGATTACATCTCTCTAT CTTTCGAACAACGAAGAGCATCCTGGGGAGCATGACGAGATTGACATAGAGTTCCTTGGGACGACAGAGGACAAACCCTACGTGTTACAAACAAATGTGTACATCAGAGGGAGTGGGGATGGGAACATCATAGGGAGAGAGATGAAATTCCACCTTTGGTTCGACCCCACCCAAGATTTTCACGAT ATTTTTCGTGGATGATGTGCCAATCAGACGGTACCCGAGGAAAAGCGACGCCACATTTCCGTCGCGGCCCATGTGGGTGTACGGGTCCATATGGGACGCATCTTCATGGGCCACCGAGAACGGAAAATACAAGGCTGACTACAGTCACCAACCCTTTGTTGGCAAGTACAAGGATTTCAAGATTGGTGGTTGCGCCGCCAATGCCGCCACCTCGTGCCGCCCCATTTCTGGTTCTCCTTCCGGATCCATAGGGCTGAGCCACCAGCAGTTGGCTGCGTTGATGTATGCCCAAAACAATTATAAAGTTTACGACTATTGTCAGGATCCTGAAAGAGACCATAGACTCACACCCGAGTGCTAA
- the LOC105169940 gene encoding probable glucuronoxylan glucuronosyltransferase IRX7, with protein sequence MLETKKPLIRSSGFYVRMRLPHNARNNRNLQKSFCYRCFKWILWFSISFYFFSSFLITSNKPTPSLSKTTISHFREARALIEEQPLDSSAAFRHHLKNPGDSNILKGMKVYVYDLPSKYNRDWLSNERCSSHLFAAEVAIHGALMSSEARTLDPWEADFFFVPVYVSCNFSKVNGFPAIGHARSLMASAVRHISSQLPFWNHSRGSDHVFVATHDFGSCFHTMEDMAMADGVPEFLRNSIILQTFGVKHKHPCQDVENVVIPPYVSPESVRATLEKSPLDGRRDIFAFFRGKMEVHPKNVSGRFYSKRVRTMIWRRYGNDRRFYLKRHRFAGYQSEIARSKFCLCPTGWAPWSPRLVESVALGCVPVIIADGIRLPFPSAVPWAAISLTVAEKDVDQLGKILEHVAATNLTSIQRNLWDPEVRKSLLFYDPMLEGDATWQVLVALSGKLDRSHKKPRVSIQ encoded by the exons ATGCTTGAAACCAAGAAGCCCCTGATCAGGAGCAGTGGTTTCTATGTGAGGATGAGGCTTCCGCATAACGCGAGAAACAACAGGAATCTACAGAAAAGCTTTTGCTACAGATGTTTCAAATGGATTCTCTGGTTTTCAATCTCCTTCTATTTCTTCTCCTCTTTTCTCATCACCAGCAATAAGCCCACCCCCTCGTTGTCCAAAACCACCATTTCCCATTTCAGAGAAGCCCGTGCTCTCATTGAAGAACAACCCCTCGACTCCTCCGCTGCCTTCCGCCACCACCTCAAGAACCCCGGCg ATTCAAACATATTGAAAGGGATGAAGGTGTATGTTTACGATTTGCCATCAAAATACAACAGAGATTGGCTGTCGAACGAGCGGTGCAGCAGCCATCTGTTTGCTGCGGAGGTTGCTATTCACGGGGCGTTGATGAGCAGTGAAGCTAGAACGTTGGACCCGTGGGAGGCTGACTTCTTCTTTGTCCCTGTTTACGTCTCATGCAATTTCAGCAAAGTCAATGGCTTCCCCGCCATCGGCCACGCCCGCTCTCTCATGGCGTCCGCCGTACGCCATATTTCGTCTCAGCTTCCGTTTTGGAACCACAGCCGCGGTTCTGACCATGTTTTTGTCGCCACCCATGATTTTGGTTCTTGCTTTCACACCATG GAGGACATGGCGATGGCAGATGGGGTGCCTGAATTTTTACGAAATTCGATAATTTTGCAAACGTTTGGGGTGAAACACAAGCATCCATGTCAGGACGTGGAGAACGTAGTTATTCCGCCGTACGTCTCCCCGGAAAGTGTACGCGCCACCCTTGAGAAGTCGCCGCTCGACGGCCGCCGTGACATCTTCGCGTTTTTCCGGGGTAAAATGGAAGTTCATCCCAAGAACGTTAGCGGCCGTTTTTACAGCAA GCGGGTCAGGACAATGATATGGCGGAGATACGGGAACGACCGGAGGTTTTACCTCAAGAGGCACAGGTTTGCCGGTTACCAGTCAGAAATCGCGCGGTCGAAGTTCTGTTTGTGCCCTACTGGGTGGGCCCCATGGAGTCCGAGGCTAGTGGAGTCCGTGGCGCTGGGGTGTGTCCCGGTCATCATAGCGGATGGTATACGGTTGCCCTTCCCCTCCGCCGTGCCGTGGGCGGCGATTTCCTTAACCGTGGCGGAGAAGGACGTGGACCAGCTGGGTAAAATACTGGAACACGTGGCCGCTACGAATCTCACCTCAATACAGCGGAACCTCTGGGACCCAGAAGTGAGAAAGAGCCTACTATTCTACGATCCGATGTTGGAAGGCGATGCGACGTGGCAGGTTCTCGTGGCCCTATCTGGGAAGCTAGACAGGTCCCACAAGAAGCCAAGGGTTTCCATCCAATGA
- the LOC105170218 gene encoding uncharacterized protein LOC105170218: MDAANDPLDFEFEELRQASPPLTKKKKKLIYLDDLLADFEKEQKRLNERKSKQKKVRKVRDADDEIDDATETRLSECVDKCQKEINQINGEEEMPFWGIQVFGSQEKLPQQEYPELKSSVLLQSFVKHEINSLVEVNIEKGEDFLEGLLVDGWLLHLVYKFGCVEKPIAMWTFNLMLYSSKIRLVEAACEFWCSVLSLNGKADSSSINIDWLPGYSDLRRALQSYGFLLGSPSNFSSDIDMAPADSVTAGPPQNIRSWIKCMAFCCHVRYASIIVRAHYVLSIQEAEELLVIIISLFLDRQLLGLSMVLNEAMLSLINFFRDEEWPDSCKKVAKSLAHRLPCNINCLRVVESIVGVDGRSKQLRSAVAFQFLVTCLDEKVFDAEDILRLLVSLNVKDKNCDLFKIYIYLSLVENWLSFDAMLKDKAEIHELWAVFLRNCSCGITITDLRSYASNVRSKASYLLQGSTSK, translated from the exons ATGGACGCCGCCAACGATCCGTTGGACTTCGAGTTTGAAGAACTCCGTCAAGCCTCTCCGCCTCTCACCAAGAAAAA GAAGAAACTCATTTATTTGGATGATCTATTGGCGGATTTTGAGAAAGAGCAAAAGAGGCTCAATGAGAGAAAATCGAAACAGAAAAAGGTCCGAAAGGTTCGTGATGCGGATGATGAGATTGATGATGCTACAGAAACCCGACTGTCCGAGTGCGTCGACAAGTGCCAAAAAGAG ataaatcaaataaatggTGAAGAAGAAATGCCCTTCTGGGGCATTCAGGTGTTTGGGAGTCAG GAAAAGCTGCCACAGCAGGAGTACCCAGAGCTGAAAAGTTCTGTTCTCCTGCAATCTTTTGTGAAGCATGAGATCAATTCACTGGTTGAGGTGAACATTGAGAAAG GGGAAGATTTCCTTGAAGGATTGTTGGTGGATGGGTGGCTATTGCACCTTGTATATAAATTCGGTTGTGTTGAAAAACCCATTGCGATGTGGACTTTTAACTTAA TGTTATATTCATCAAAGATAAGGTTGGTGGAAGCTGCATGTGAGTTCTGGTGTTCTGTTCTCTCACTTAATGGGAAG GCTGATTCTTCTAGCATCAACATTGACTGGTTACCAGGATATTCAGATCTAAGAAGGGCTCTTCAATCTTATGGTTTCCTTCTGGGTTCACCTTCTAACTTTTCATCAGACATTGATATGGCTCCTGCTG ATTCTGTTACGGCAGGGCCACCACAAAACATTCGTTCTTGGATAAAATGCATGGCTTTTTGTTGCCACGTAAGGTATGCATCTATTATTGTTAGAGCA CATTACGTTC TCTCAATTCAAGAAGCGGAAGAATTgctagttataattatttctctaTTTCTAGATCGACAACTACTAGGCCTGTCTATGGTATTGAATGAGGCAATGCTCTCACTAATAAATTTCTTCAGAGACGAGGAATGGCCTGACAGCTGTAAGAAAGTCGCAAAATCTCTTGCTCACAG ATTGCCTTGCAACATTAATTGCTTGAGAGTGGTGGAGAGTATAGTGGGAGTTGATGGACGAAGTAAGCAGCTTAGGAGTGCAGTGGCATTCCAATTTCTGGTGACATGTTTGGACGAGAAG GTTTTTGATGCAGAGGACATCCTGAGGTTGCTAGTTTCTTTAAATGTAAAAGACAAGAATTGtgatcttttcaaaatatatatatacttgagtCTGGTGGAGAACTGGCTGTCGTTTGATGCCATGCTAAAAGATAAAGCAGAAATACATGAGTTATGGGCTGTTTTTCTCCGGAACTGCTCTTGCGGAATAACTATCACTGACTTGAGATCTTATGCTTCAAAT GTCCGTAGTAAAGCTTCATATCTCCTTCAAGGCAGCACAAGCAAGTGA
- the LOC105169941 gene encoding formin-like protein CG32138: protein MDNQRGFLLNWAYLHQGEKSMDEVRQSVLLSMELEETRVRAQEELKIRDQEIAQLKQLLSRVIKERDEAQAKCHKVLYQKLLLQHSAPHSGVSSLEDDPRRGIDSYNGFSSSDCDESVVSPPPPEPVPIEAETDLPIPLNRPLPEKGKLLQAVMKAGPLLQTLLLAGPLPQWRHPPPPLDSYQIPPPPVVIPPALPAHQDSLIKCGSIMSRKRGAGEGSESDSSNELLKYQRVVLQ from the exons ATGGATAATCAAAGAGGTTTTCTTCTCAACTGGGCTTATTTACACCAAGGAGAAAAG AGTATGGATGAGGTAAGGCAGTCTGTTCTGCTGAGTATGGAACTGGAGGAGACTAGAGTCAGAGCACAAGAGGAGCTCAAAATCAGAGATCAAGAAATTGCCCAACTCAAACAGCTCCTCAGCAGAGTCATTAAAGAGAGGGATGAAGCTCAAGCAAAGTGCCACAAAGTGTTGTATCAGAAGCTACTGCTGCAGCACTCAGCTCCCCATTCTGGGGTTTCAAGCCTCGAAGATGATCCCAGAAGAGGAATCGACTCCTACAATGGCTTTTCTTCCTCAGACTGCGATGAAAGCGTCGTCTCGCCGCCGCCGCCGGAGCCAGTACCAATTGAGGCCGAAACGGATTTGCCTATACCACTCAACAGGCCGCTGCCGGAAAAAGGGAAGCTTCTGCAAGCAGTGATGAAAGCGGGTCCGCTGCTACAGACCCTCCTCCTCGCCGGCCCTCTTCCGCAGTGGCGCCATCCTCCGCCACCGCTTGACAGCTACCAAATCCCACCACCTCCGGTGGTGATCCCGCCGGCGCTGCCCGCACATCAAGATTCGTTAATCAAGTGCGGGAGTATAATGAGTAGGAAGAGAGGTGCGGGTGAGGGGTCTGAATCTGATTCATCCAATGAATTACTCAAGTACCAAAGAGTTGTCCTTCAATGA
- the LOC105169942 gene encoding protein UPSTREAM OF FLC, which yields MEGRIKKYSQVSPERAKVWTEKSPKYHYNHQCNQQQQQQQQLQHNGKVPVVYYLCRNRQLEHPHFMEVPLSSTDGLYLRDVIERLNALRGRGMASMYSWSCKRSYKNGYVWHDLCDDDLILPAHGNEYVLKGSELFEDSNSGRFSPAGTFILQNQKALPEPPSSRSQEESSSSSSLNGRTTKSSQDDELSPPVQRPCSSTVSPESSIEKTSSWNGSLSLTEYKVYKNDGLADASTQTEEKASRVVETRDTCTRGVSTDDGTLENDSRGTHQIQVSRVKPTPEICRDVVSPPPSTSSASSSSGRTDTLESLIRADVRKLNSFRILEEEEFRMPSGTKFKASNMIMQLISCGSISVKDHSFGLIPTYKPKFSHSKFPSPLFSTSLMFGELDCLAENPRLTSMRLEDKEYFSGSLAETTTLKENVPTLQRSSSYNADRSTQQLDPNEDKEEGSSTTSKCVPKSIMASLSKQPRSESMRSPLSEGPRISSERAASSRTITPGTSNGGSRRMTEPFSGKEQSGKPDSSRNDKENVIKIEERLASGARVIIQSKVSSDIEGNS from the exons ATGGAGGGGAGGATTAAGAAATATAGTCAAGTGAGCCCGGAAAGAGCAAAAGTATGGACTGAGAAATCGCCCAAGTATCACTACAATCATCAGTGCaatcagcagcagcagcagcagcagcagctacAGCATAATGGGAAAGTACCAGTAGTTTACTATCTATGTAGGAATAGACAACTCGAGCATCCACACTTCATGGAAGTCCCCTTGTCTTCCACTGATGGCCTTTACTTAAGAG ATGTGATAGAAAGGCTCAATGCTCTGAGAGGCAGAGGCATGGCTTCGATGTACTCTTGGTCTTGCAAGAG GAGTTACAAGAATGGGTATGTATGGCATGATCTTTGTGATGATGATTTAATCCTTCCGGCTCATGGTAATGAGTATGTGCTCAAGGGTTCCGAGCTCTTTGAAGATTCGAATTCTG GTCGCTTTAGCCCTGCTGGGACTTTTATATTACAGAATCAAAAAGCACTACCAGAACCACCGTCCTCTAGAAGCCAGGAGGAATCATCGTCTTCATCTAGCTTGAACGGCAGAACTACAAAGAGTTCTCAGGATGATGAGCTATCTCCTCCGGTTCAGCGTCCATGCTCATCAACTGTGTCCCCAGAATCGAGCATCGAGAAAACTTCCTCTTGGAATGGTTCTCTAAGCCTGACAGAGTACAAGGTTTACAAGAATGATGGTCTAGCTGATGCGTCCACTCAGACTGAAGAAAAAGCCAGCAGAGTTGTTGAAACTCGAGATACTTGTACAAGAGGGGTTTCAACTGATGATGGTACATTGGAGAACGACAGTCGTGGAACTCACCAAATCCAAGTCTCTCGGGTAAAACCAACTCCAGAGATTTGCAGAGACGTTGTTTCACCACCTCCATCGACGTCCAGTGCTTCGTCATCAAGTGGTAGGACAGATACATTGGAATCTCTCATCCGAGCTGATGTGAGGAAGCTCAACAGCTTTAGAATTCTCGAAGAAGAGGAATTTCGAATGCCATCTGGTACAAAGTTTAAGGCCTCGAATATGATAATGCAACTGATATCTTGTGGTTCAATTTCAGTGAAAGATCACAGCTTTGGCTTGATCCCTACCTACAAACCTAAATTCTCACATTCCAAATTCCCCTCCCCGTTGTTCTCGACGTCATTAATGTTCGGAGAGCTTGATTGCCTGGCAGAGAACCCTCGTCTAACGAGCATGAGACTGGAAGATAAAGAATACTTTAGTGGGAGTTTGGCTGAAACAACTACTCTCAAGGAAAATGTACCCACACTTCAGAGATCTTCTTCTTACAATGCTGACCG AAGTACTCAGCAACTTGATCCTAATGAAGACAAGGAAGAGGGAAGTTCCACAACATCGAAGTGTGTTCCTAAATCGATCATGGCTTCACTGAGCAAGCAGCCAAGAAGTGAATCAATGAGATCTCCTCTTTCTGAGGGGCCTAGAATCTCATCGGAGAGAGCAGCAAGTTCACGGACCATTACACCCGGCACATCAAATGGTGGGAGCAGGAGAATGACGGAACCATTCTCTGGCAAAGAACAATCCGGAAAACCAGATTCTTCCAGAAACGACAAGGAGAACGTcatcaaaattgaagaaag GCTTGCTTCAGGAGCTCGGGTTATAATACAATCGAAGGTATCTTCTGACATCGAGGGTAACTCCTAG
- the LOC105169945 gene encoding E3 ubiquitin-protein ligase MIEL1, translating to MMMSESDQQKPPIVLSDDSSKQQLQMEPAPANYGCKHYRRRCKIRAPCCDEVFDCRHCHNEAKNALEINPLHRHDVPRHHVKRVMCSLCGTEQDVGQNCVSCGVCMGNYFCEKCKFFDDDVSKKQYHCDECGICRTGGRENFFHCSNCGCCYSNLIKDAHRCVERAMHHNCAVCFEFLFDSTRNIAVLLCGHTIHMECVKEMERHRRYACPVCSKSICDMSNVWRKLDEEIASTPMPEMYKNKKVWILCNDCEETSEVQFHIVGYKCLSCSSYNTRQIQGGPPPSCSSRVAEVVR from the exons atgatgatgtcCGAGTCTGATCAGCAAAAGCCGCCGATTGTACTGTCCGACGATTCCAGTAAACAACAGCTTCAAATGGAGCCTGCCCCTGCCAATTATGG GTGCAAACATTATAGGAGGAGATGCAAGATCAGGGCCCCTTGTTGTGACGAGGTTTTCGATTGCAGGCATTGCCATAATGAAGCTAAG AACGCCCTTGAGATCAATCCCCTTCATCGACATGATGTCCCTCGCCACCATGTGAAAAGG GTCATGTGTTCCTTATGTGGCACCGAACAAGAT GTTGGACAGAACTGTGTAAGTTGTGGAGTTTGCATGGGGAACTACTTCTgtgaaaaatgcaaattctTCGACGATGAT GTCTCGAAGAAACAATACCACTGTGATGAATGTGGGATATGCAG AACTGGTGGCAGGGAGAACTTCTTTCACTGCAGCAATTGCG GGTGCTGCTATTCGAACTTGATTAAGGATGCGCATCGTTGTGTGGAACGAGCAATGCATCACAATTGTGCAGTTTGCTTTGAG TTCTTGTTTGACTCGACAAGGAACATTGCTGTTTTGTTATGTGGACATACGATACATATGGAATGTGTCAAAGAGATGGAGCGTCATCGCAG ATACGCGTGTCCTGTCTGCTCAAAGTCCATTTGTGATATGTCAAATGTATGGAGAAAGCTTGATGAAGAG ATTGCTTCAACTCCTATGCCGGAGATGTACAAGAACAAAAAG GTGTGGATACTATGTAACGACTGTGAGGAGACGTCCGAAGTTCAGTTCCACATTGTGGGGTACAAATGCTTGAGCTGCAGCTCTTACAATACTAGACAGATTCAAGGTGGCCCTCCACCTTCATGCTCATCTAGAGTTGCCGAGGTAGTAAGATGA